One genomic region from Skermania piniformis encodes:
- a CDS encoding polysaccharide biosynthesis protein → MRGLTAVTLGGLTANLAGYLLQLAAGRWLGVAGYSGFASLLAVQLLLAVPALAVQNVIAREVVRGAPIQPLRRLADRCTVLVAAAGAALIPLLSGALQVSATAATAAVLSAPALVLLAGVQGLLQGRERFRGLAVLLVLAGTSKLPAIAVLAAGGGATAALAVGSATLTGVAVVARRYSAGDPAADVRHRPDPQLAVPPAGRATTSAGVVAVGRASLVQLALIALAATDLIAARVLLDPADASRYALGAVAAKVAFWLPQAVGVVAYPRMAQPDGSARAVRTTIAVLAGLGVVTVGGAAAAAPLAPALVGADYLPVQGLLWLFALNGACLAVLQGALLAAIAAERTRTSAVVWIALPVEIAAAAGFADSVTRLIVIATTTSAVTALIGCVLAVRGSSVGRSATGPADTRRSADR, encoded by the coding sequence ATGCGTGGGCTCACCGCTGTGACGCTGGGCGGGCTCACCGCCAACCTCGCCGGCTACCTGCTGCAGCTCGCCGCGGGCCGCTGGCTCGGGGTCGCCGGTTACAGCGGTTTCGCCAGCCTGCTCGCCGTGCAGTTGCTGCTTGCCGTGCCCGCGCTGGCGGTGCAGAACGTGATCGCCCGGGAAGTGGTGCGCGGTGCCCCGATCCAGCCGTTGCGCCGGCTCGCCGATCGCTGCACCGTGCTGGTCGCCGCGGCCGGCGCAGCGCTGATTCCGCTGCTGAGCGGGGCACTGCAGGTATCGGCCACCGCAGCCACGGCAGCGGTGCTTTCCGCCCCGGCTCTGGTCCTGCTCGCCGGCGTCCAGGGTCTGCTGCAGGGGCGGGAACGCTTCCGTGGCCTCGCGGTGCTGCTCGTTCTCGCCGGGACGAGCAAGCTGCCCGCGATCGCGGTGCTCGCCGCCGGCGGCGGCGCGACGGCGGCGCTCGCGGTGGGTTCGGCGACCCTGACCGGGGTCGCCGTCGTCGCCCGGCGGTATTCGGCCGGGGATCCCGCGGCGGACGTCCGGCACCGGCCGGACCCGCAGCTCGCTGTGCCTCCAGCCGGCCGGGCGACGACGAGCGCCGGCGTCGTCGCCGTGGGGCGCGCGTCCCTGGTACAGCTCGCGCTGATCGCGCTCGCCGCGACGGACCTGATCGCCGCCCGGGTGCTGCTCGATCCGGCAGACGCCAGCCGATACGCGCTCGGCGCGGTGGCAGCCAAGGTCGCCTTCTGGCTACCGCAGGCGGTCGGGGTGGTCGCGTACCCGCGGATGGCGCAGCCGGACGGTTCCGCACGGGCGGTACGGACCACGATCGCGGTGCTGGCCGGGCTCGGCGTGGTGACGGTCGGCGGCGCCGCCGCAGCCGCACCGCTGGCACCGGCGCTGGTCGGCGCGGACTATCTGCCGGTGCAGGGGCTGCTGTGGCTGTTCGCGCTGAACGGTGCCTGCCTGGCGGTACTGCAGGGGGCCCTGCTGGCCGCGATCGCGGCCGAACGGACCCGAACCTCGGCCGTCGTCTGGATCGCCCTACCGGTGGAGATCGCCGCCGCCGCCGGCTTCGCCGACTCGGTAACCCGGCTGATCGTGATTGCGACCACGACGTCGGCGGTCACCGCGCTGATCGGTTGCGTCCTCGCCGTGCGTGGTTCGTCGGTCGGACGCTCGGCTACCGGTCCCGCGGATACTCGTCGAAGCGCGGATAGATGA
- a CDS encoding DUF3068 domain-containing protein, producing the protein MAEGPGSGKRLACLLVGLGALLLTAALLIPTYAIGKIAKTPLDLEITTIATTAPDKGAQVLDARSLTTPTGKAQVNANVPLVSQRFLTVEEPADADRVTLQAGQTLRRTDKQGDTGLLTATVDRVTIDRTTGEPLDDPIGSIQVQADQPAEEVPHTGLQYRFPIGTEKKSYPFFDINARQSADMSFVDETEISGLKVYHFKQTIPPVDLSKVVNSPANKLSLPADKWGVPGGADPVTMTRWYTDEREVWVEPKTGTIVRGQEQVYQYYARAADKPEVTVLQAALAFDENTVESQAATAKQYVDEIALYGRFLPISFGIVGLLALLAGIFLGIRGGSGGRGRRSPAVATDPPDTGAHAMPDPADPPAPGYRTEATGRSEIDAPTEVIYPRFDEYPRDR; encoded by the coding sequence ATGGCGGAGGGTCCGGGGTCGGGCAAACGGCTGGCCTGCCTGTTGGTAGGGCTGGGCGCGCTGCTTCTTACCGCGGCGCTGCTGATTCCCACCTACGCCATCGGGAAGATCGCGAAGACGCCGCTCGATCTGGAGATCACCACGATCGCCACGACCGCGCCGGACAAGGGCGCTCAGGTGCTCGACGCGCGGTCGCTCACCACGCCCACCGGCAAGGCGCAGGTGAACGCGAACGTGCCACTGGTATCGCAGCGTTTCCTCACCGTCGAAGAACCCGCGGATGCCGACCGGGTCACCCTGCAGGCCGGGCAGACGTTGCGCCGCACCGACAAGCAGGGCGACACCGGGTTGCTGACGGCGACCGTCGATCGGGTCACGATCGATCGCACGACCGGGGAGCCGCTGGACGATCCGATCGGGTCGATCCAGGTTCAGGCCGACCAGCCCGCCGAAGAGGTACCGCATACCGGCTTGCAGTACCGGTTCCCGATCGGTACCGAGAAGAAGAGCTACCCGTTCTTCGATATCAATGCGCGCCAGTCGGCGGATATGAGCTTCGTCGACGAGACCGAGATCAGCGGGCTGAAGGTGTATCACTTCAAGCAGACGATCCCGCCGGTGGACCTGTCCAAGGTGGTGAACAGTCCGGCGAACAAGCTGTCCTTGCCCGCCGACAAGTGGGGTGTGCCCGGGGGCGCCGATCCGGTGACGATGACCCGGTGGTACACCGACGAACGCGAGGTCTGGGTGGAGCCGAAGACCGGCACCATCGTCCGCGGTCAGGAGCAGGTGTACCAGTACTACGCGCGGGCTGCGGACAAGCCGGAGGTCACCGTGCTGCAGGCCGCGCTCGCGTTCGACGAGAACACGGTCGAGTCCCAAGCCGCCACCGCCAAGCAGTATGTCGACGAGATCGCGTTGTACGGCCGGTTCCTGCCGATCTCGTTCGGCATCGTCGGATTGCTCGCGTTGCTCGCCGGGATCTTCCTCGGGATTCGCGGCGGATCCGGTGGCCGCGGTCGCCGGTCGCCGGCCGTCGCTACCGATCCGCCCGACACCGGCGCCCATGCGATGCCCGACCCGGCTGATCCGCCGGCGCCGGGGTATCGGACCGAGGCGACCGGCCGGAGTGAGATCGACGCCCCGACCGAAGTCATCTATCCGCGCTTCGACGAGTATCCGCGGGACCGGTAG